One region of Cyanobacteria bacterium GSL.Bin1 genomic DNA includes:
- a CDS encoding methyltransferase domain-containing protein, which yields MRASTDDTSLASSSYDFAIARLLFQHLSDPSPTVQEVFRLLKPGVGFLSLILMANYFG from the coding sequence GTGAGAGCTTCGACGGATGACACTTCTCTTGCAAGCTCAAGTTATGATTTTGCGATCGCTCGACTCCTCTTTCAACATTTATCTGATCCCAGCCCAACCGTCCAAGAGGTTTTCAGGCTCTTGAAACCGGGGGTGGGTTTTCTGTCACTGATACTGATGGCGAATTATTTTGGTTGA